In Penaeus monodon isolate SGIC_2016 chromosome 26, NSTDA_Pmon_1, whole genome shotgun sequence, the following are encoded in one genomic region:
- the LOC119589551 gene encoding TRIO and F-actin-binding protein-like, whose translation MSKPRVVSCLIFTFLQDAVPSSESFLGSVMYPDVHVHAYHRPSASSVSIVHLHRPSASSSHRPSASSSIRASSVSIVHLHRPSASSISIVRQHRPSASSICIVRQHRPSASSISIVRQHRPSASSVSIVHQHRPSASSISIVRQHRPSASSICIVHQHRPSASSVSIVRQHRPFASSISIVRQHRPSASSVSIVHLHRPSASSVSIVRQHRPSASSVSIVRQHRPSASSVSIVHQHRPSASSICIVRQHRPSASSVSIVCQHRPSASSVSIVRQHRPSASSIYIVRQHRPSASSVSIIHQHHPSACLPTGEAYMNRLQHDLIL comes from the exons ATGTCAAAGCCTCGTGTGGTATCTTGTTTAATCTTCACTTTCCTGCAAGATGCTGTGCCTTCGTCTGAGAGTTTCTTGGGGTCCGTGATGTATCCGGATGTCCATGTTCAtgcttat CATCGTCCGTCAGCATCGTCCGTCAGCATCGTCCATCTGCATCGTCCGTCAGCATCGTCCTCGCATCGTCCATCTGCATCGTCCTCAATCCGAGCATCGTCCGTCAGCATCGTCCATCTGCATCGTCCATCAGCATCGTCCATCAGCATCGTCCGTCAGCATCGTCCATCTGCATCGTCCATCTGCATCGTCCGTCAGCATCGTCCATCAGCATCGTCCATCAGCATCGTCCGTCAGCATCGTCCGTCAGCATCGTCCGTCAGCATCGTCCATCAGCATCGTCCGTCAGCATCGTCCATCAGCATCGTCCGTCAGCATCGTCCATCAGCATCGTCCATCTGCATCGTCCATCAGCATCGTCCATCAGCATCGTCCGTCAGCATCGTCCGTCAGCATCGTCCATTTGCTTCGTCCATCAGCATCGTCCGTCAGCATCGTCCATCTGCATCGTCCGTCAGCATCGTCCATCTGCATCGTCCGTCAGCATCGTCCGTCAGCATCGTCCGTCAGCATCGTCCATCTGCATCGTCCGTCAGCATCGTCCGTCAGCATCGTCCATCAGCATCGTCCGTCAGCATCGTCCATCAGCATCGTCCGTCAGCATCGTCCATCTGCATCGTTCGTCAGCATCGTCCGTCAGCATCGTCCGTCAGCATCGTCTGTCAGCATCGTCCATCAGCATCGTCCGTTAGCATCGTCCGTCAGCATCGTCCGTCAGCATCGTCCATCTACATCGTCCGTCAGCATCGTCCATCAGCATCGTCCGTCAGCATCATCCATCAGCATCATCCATCAGCATGTTTACCCACCGGAGAAGCATATATGAACAGACTTCAGCACGACTTGATTCTGTGA